The Ruminococcaceae bacterium R-25 DNA segment AAAGTAAGGAATAACGTAAAGCTGCCAAGAACTACGTTTCCCGCGAGGAAAGCGACATAGCTGCCAACCGTGCACATGATCAATATTATGGTCATAATCAGCCAGCCGCGCTTAAGATCGATATTCTTATGTTTTGCGTATGTATATGTCGTAACGGCAGAGCCTAAGATGTCTGAGGCAAGAGCTATCGCAGTAGCCTGATATGCCCCCGTCTCACCGGAGAACGAAGGACACAAAACAATAAGGATAGGAACCATGACAGTAGCAGCAGAAAGGCCTGCCAATCCCGTCCCTATTCCTGCGCCCAAGGCTGCGATTATGCACCAAAACCATTCCATTTAAGTCAGCACGCTCTCTATCAATCTGACGGCTTCAGCAATGCCGTGCTCTGTGCTTATCTTATCAGAAATTGCTTCGGCATTTCTCTTCTTCACGGCATATGTGCTGTTAAGTTCTTCAATGGCAGCTGTTATAGTCTGCTCTGAAAGTTTCTTCGCGTCGATATGCTTTGTCGCAACATCTTTTTTCTCCAATTGCATTGCAAAGCCCAGCTGGTCAAGAACGTGAGGCACGGGAATTGACGGAACACCATATATCATCGTAGCTGCCGTAGTTCCAAATCCGCAGTGGTGGATAACGCACTTTGCATTCTTAAAAAGCCAGCTGTGCGGAATGCCTCCGACAGCGATCATGGAATCAGGAAGCTCATAATCTTCAAGTGTTTTCGCAAAGCCCTGGATGACCGCCCTCTGCCCTGTTTTCTTAAATGCATTAACAAACATGTCGAGTCTTTTCCTGTCAGCCTCAGCTTCGAAAGACATCGCACCCAATGCAAGAACTATCGGCTTTTCACCACTCTCGATAAAAGCCTTGAGCTTCTCATCAGGAATGTATTCTTCTTCCTCATCGTACCAGTAACCGGTGATGACATTCTTTGCTTCCCAGTAAGGGTTTCTGTCTATTACATACTTACTTATCGGAATGAGATTGAGCTTATCTGACATCTCCTCATCAGCTGATTTAACTGGCTTTAAACCGTATATCTTGCGGATCTTGTTAGTTGGTTTTGCAGCCTGCTTTGCGATGAATCCGCCGATAAGTTTTTCGGAAAACTTCTGCTTTCTGAGCTTCTCTCCGATCATCTCGGTCTGGAGAGTTACGTTGACTTTGGTGATACCCAAAACGCCTGCTTCAACAGCACCCATCTGGCTGTGGGTAACGATTATGAGATCCTTGCCTTTGCAGATCTCATAGACCTCTTTTGAAGAGCCTTCGATTATCTTCATTATGAAGTTCATCGTCTTAAGAAGACTCATCATAGCGTTCGCGGACTTCCCGCGGATGATGGTCGTTTCTTTCTCGATATCGATATCAGGTCCTACGGGTTCGAAATGAACTCCAAAGCTTTCAACCAAACCGCGCCAGCAAGGGTGCGTTCCAAGAGTCACGTCATAACCCGCTTTCATCAGACCTTTGGAAAGATAAATGTACGGCTGGACATCACCTCTGGTGCCCATTGTAAACATCGCTATCTTCTTCATGACATGAACCTTCTTTTCATGAGATCATGGACTTCCTTCTGGTAAGCCTTTTTGCGCTTTTCGGTAAGCTCTCCGTTAAGAAGATATTTGAATGTCAGCATCGTCATGTATGCATGGTATTCTTTCACGATCCATTCAACGTCTTTCTCAGGGAAGACACCTGTTGCTGCAAGCTTTTTAAATATATTCATCTGGATCTCAAGGGGATCGGTAAACAAGGTCTTCTCATAAAGAGCTCTGATCTCTTCGTTATGGAACTGCTCGATCATCATGAGCCTTAACATCAGATTGCAGAACGGATCAAAAAGATAGCTGTCCATCATGTATGAATCCACCATCTGGTTTTCGATATTCTTGCCCTTTTTCTTGGCCGGCTTTTCCGTGATCTCATCAACATGTGTCAGAAGTCCGTCTATGTGAGTTCTGAACTTTTCCACGAGCGAATCCAGAATGTCTTTTTTATTCTTGAAGTGATAATAGAGCGTACTCTCCTTGATACCTACTTCGCCGCAGATATCCCTAATAGACACAGCCTCATATCCTCTCTCGGAGAACATGTGAAGTGCAACATCCATTATCTTTTCTCTGGTATTCATGGCAAGACCTCTCTAACGATTGTTAGAGAAAGTTTATCTAACGACTGTTAGATTGTCAACAGGAGATCTTGTTAGAGGTCGAAAATGCTGATCTGTCTATCGGGAAGATCGTTCATATACCTGAAGCACTCATCAGGATCAGACATCATCCCGTTCGCCTTACATATGCGTTTCATTATCCTCATGAGCTTTGCGCTGTCGGGGCTCTGAACATCATAAGCATTTCCGTATGTGCTCATGTATCTGTACTTAAGACCTGGGAAATTCTTTTCGAGAGCGGAATAGAAATACTCCCTGTCACCTTCTCTTAAAGTAACGCCCATGCCAAAACAGATTATGCCTTTAACGCCGACTCTGGCGCATTCATTTAAGATGGCGGTGATATTCTCTTCCGTATCATTAATAAACGGCAGGATCGGAGAAAGCCAGACAATGGTAGGAATACCGCGCTTCTGCATTTCTTCCAGAACTTCTATCCTTCTTTTGGTATTGCAGACATTGGGTTCCAGGATACTGCAGAGATCATCATCGTAAGTAGTAAGCGTCATCTGAACAACGCATTTTGCATCCTTATTAATCGCATCCAAAAGATCAATATCATCCAGGATCATGTCAGACTTTGTCTGGATCGCTAATCCGAATCTGTACTTGTGGATTATCTCCAGGCACTTTCTGGTGAGCCTTAAATCCTTTTCGCAATGCATGTAGGGATCAGACATTGAACCCGTTCCTATCATGCACTTTTCTCTTTTAGACTTAAGCGAACGTTCCAAAAGTTCAGGCGCATTCTGCTTAACCTCAATGTCTTCAAACTGATGTTTGAACTGGTAGCAAAGGCTCCTGCTGTCACAATAAATGCAGCCGTGGGTACAGCCACGGTAGATATTCATTCCGTGAAAACCGTCCTTGTTATGGATCAAACCCCTTGCTTCTACAAAATGCATCTTATGCCTGTTCTTTATAAGCTAAAAGCGCCAGGTTTTCGCGCCTGTAAAGACCGTAGTCGGCAATATTACTATCATGAAATCTCTCATAGTCTCCGAATATCTCAACAGCCTTATCCATAGGGATCCATGCGAGTTCATATCCTGCTTCGATCTCGCCGGCTGTGAGATGCTGAACGCCTGTATTTTCGATCAATTCACAGACAAAGTAGTGATTGATGTGACGCCAGTCTTCGAAAAGCTCTTCGATAACGAGATACTCTTCTGCTGCCTTTACCTTTATGCCTGTCTCTTCCAAGATCTCGCGCTCGCAGCAGTCAGCATAAGACTCGCCCTCTTCAACGCCGCCACCCGGAATCAGATACTTGTTGTTATTCGACTCAAAGCACAAAAGAACATTGCCGTCTTTTACGACAATGCCACGGCATGCATGGCGGAGGTGTTTGACATAACCTAAATAGTCATCGTTGATTAGTTCTAACTTTTTCATAATGTCCCCCATATCAGAACAGATCCGGGACATCAGAAGGCTTGGCAAGAATATACTCAGCGCCTGCATTCCTCAATTCCTCATCTGATCCGTATCCCCATAAAACTCCGGCGCTCTTCAGATCATTTGCCTTTGCGCCTTCTATATCGTGATAGCGGTCTCCCACCATCAGGATCTCAGATTTATCAGATGCTCCCATATCTTCCAACAGATGAGCGATAACGTCTTCTTTCTTGCTGATCCTGCCATCCATTGTGGCAGCGCCGAAGTATGTAAAATACTTCTTCAGATCAAAATGCTCAAGGATCTTAAGAGAAAACTCGTAAGGTTTTGATGTTGCAAGAGCAATGACAACGCCCTTATTCTGGAGCTCTTCTAACATCTGGGGAATGCCGTCGTAGACTTTGTTTTCGAAAAGTCCCGTTACGCTGAAATATTCCCTGTAATACTTGATTGCCTGAATCGCCTGTTCTTCAGTAAAGCCATAGAAAGTCTTGAATGAATAATCCAACGGCGGACCGATAAACGGATAGAGTTCAGATCTGTCCTCTACATGAATTTCGTATTTCTCTAAAGCATGCATGACGGAATTCGTGATTCCGATCGCAGGATCTGTCAGAGTGCCGTCAAGGTCAAACAAACAATACTTAAAACCCATTATCTAATCCTCCCTCATGCATTCCACTTATAGAGTCCTGCGTAGATACCGTCCTTAGCCATGAGCTCGTCATGAGTGCCGCTCTCTTCGATTCCGTTTTCTGTAAGAACTAGGATACGCTCAGCATTTCTAACCGTTGATAAACGGTGAGCGATGACTATCGTCGTTCTGTTCTTAGCGAGCTTTTCCAATGACTCTTTTACGATGTTTTCAC contains these protein-coding regions:
- a CDS encoding UDP:flavonoid glycosyltransferase YjiC (YdhE family); this translates as MKKIAMFTMGTRGDVQPYIYLSKGLMKAGYDVTLGTHPCWRGLVESFGVHFEPVGPDIDIEKETTIIRGKSANAMMSLLKTMNFIMKIIEGSSKEVYEICKGKDLIIVTHSQMGAVEAGVLGITKVNVTLQTEMIGEKLRKQKFSEKLIGGFIAKQAAKPTNKIRKIYGLKPVKSADEEMSDKLNLIPISKYVIDRNPYWEAKNVITGYWYDEEEEYIPDEKLKAFIESGEKPIVLALGAMSFEAEADRKRLDMFVNAFKKTGQRAVIQGFAKTLEDYELPDSMIAVGGIPHSWLFKNAKCVIHHCGFGTTAATMIYGVPSIPVPHVLDQLGFAMQLEKKDVATKHIDAKKLSEQTITAAIEELNSTYAVKKRNAEAISDKISTEHGIAEAVRLIESVLT
- a CDS encoding TetR family transcriptional regulator; its protein translation is MNTREKIMDVALHMFSERGYEAVSIRDICGEVGIKESTLYYHFKNKKDILDSLVEKFRTHIDGLLTHVDEITEKPAKKKGKNIENQMVDSYMMDSYLFDPFCNLMLRLMMIEQFHNEEIRALYEKTLFTDPLEIQMNIFKKLAATGVFPEKDVEWIVKEYHAYMTMLTFKYLLNGELTEKRKKAYQKEVHDLMKRRFMS
- a CDS encoding DNA repair photolyase; amino-acid sequence: MHFVEARGLIHNKDGFHGMNIYRGCTHGCIYCDSRSLCYQFKHQFEDIEVKQNAPELLERSLKSKREKCMIGTGSMSDPYMHCEKDLRLTRKCLEIIHKYRFGLAIQTKSDMILDDIDLLDAINKDAKCVVQMTLTTYDDDLCSILEPNVCNTKRRIEVLEEMQKRGIPTIVWLSPILPFINDTEENITAILNECARVGVKGIICFGMGVTLREGDREYFYSALEKNFPGLKYRYMSTYGNAYDVQSPDSAKLMRIMKRICKANGMMSDPDECFRYMNDLPDRQISIFDL
- a CDS encoding ADP-ribose pyrophosphatase YjhB (NUDIX family); its protein translation is MKKLELINDDYLGYVKHLRHACRGIVVKDGNVLLCFESNNNKYLIPGGGVEEGESYADCCEREILEETGIKVKAAEEYLVIEELFEDWRHINHYFVCELIENTGVQHLTAGEIEAGYELAWIPMDKAVEIFGDYERFHDSNIADYGLYRRENLALLAYKEQA
- a CDS encoding phosphoglycolate phosphatase, which codes for MGFKYCLFDLDGTLTDPAIGITNSVMHALEKYEIHVEDRSELYPFIGPPLDYSFKTFYGFTEEQAIQAIKYYREYFSVTGLFENKVYDGIPQMLEELQNKGVVIALATSKPYEFSLKILEHFDLKKYFTYFGAATMDGRISKKEDVIAHLLEDMGASDKSEILMVGDRYHDIEGAKANDLKSAGVLWGYGSDEELRNAGAEYILAKPSDVPDLF